Proteins co-encoded in one Oryzias melastigma strain HK-1 unplaced genomic scaffold, ASM292280v2 sc00404, whole genome shotgun sequence genomic window:
- the ccnd1 gene encoding G1/S-specific cyclin-D1, which translates to MEEQLLCCEVDSVRRAHQDVNLLNARVLQTMLKAEENYLPAPNYFKCVQKDVVPNMRKILATWMLEVCEEQKCEEEVFPLAMNYLDRFLSVEPTRKTRLQLLGATCMFLASKMKETVPLTAEKLCIYTDNSVQPGELLQMELLVLSKLKWDLASVTPHDFIEHFLSKLTIHTSTKQILRKHAQTFVALCATDVNFIASPPSMVAAGSVVAAVQGLYLKSQDASLSSQNLTNFLSQVIRSDPDCLRSCQEQIESLLESSLRQAQQHGSMTEAKRVDEEVDLSCTPTDVRDINI; encoded by the exons atggaggagcagctgctgtgCTGCGAAGTGGACTCCGTCCGGAGAGCCCACCAGGACGTCAACCTGCTGAACGCGCGGGTGCTGCAGACCATGCTGAAGGCGGAGGAGAACTACCTGCCGGCGCCAAACTACTTCAAGTGTGTCCAGAAAGACGTGGTTCCCAACATGAGGAAGATCCTGGCCACCTGGATGTTAGAG GTCTGTGAGGAACAGAAGTGCGAGGAGGAGGTTTTTCCGTTGGCAATGAACTATTTGGACAGATTTTTATCAGTGGAGCCCACCAGGAAAACCCGACTGCAACTGCTTGGAGCAACATGCATGTTTCTGGCATCTAAGATGAAGGAGACTGTACCATTAACTGCAGAGAAACTCTGTATCTACACAGACAACTCAGTCCAACCTGGAGAACTGCTG CAAATGGAGCTGCTGGTTCTCAGCAAGCTGAAATGGGATCTGGCATCTGTCACACCTCATGACTTCATTGAGCACTTCCTGTCCAAGCTGACAATCCACACATCGACAAAGCAGATCCTCAGGAAACACGCCCAGACCTTCGTTGCTCTCTGCGCTACAG ATGTGAACTTTATAGCCAGTCCTCCTTCCATGGTGGCAGCCGGCAGTGTGGTGGCAGCGGTTCAAGGACTCTACTTGAAGAGCCAGGATGCCTCCTTGTCCTCCCAGAACCTGACCAACTTCCTGTCTCAGGTCATCCGCAGTGACCCG GACTGTTTGCGGTCGTGTCAGGAGCAGATCGAGTCTCTGCTGGAGTCTAGCCTGCGGCAGGCGCAGCAGCAC